The Zerene cesonia ecotype Mississippi chromosome 14, Zerene_cesonia_1.1, whole genome shotgun sequence genome window below encodes:
- the LOC119831595 gene encoding holotricin-3-like, producing MALKFVCAVLLLVAMANGKPQGYGGDYNQGRSVPGTQHSGLGGFNQGQGYGPGNQGFGGGNQGFGQGNQGFRPGNQGSGPGNQGFGQGSQGSGPGNQGFGQGNQGFGPGNQGYGHGNQGGHRGGYQEHGY from the exons ATGGCTTTGAAG tttgttTGTGCTGTTCTCTTACTGGTAGCAATGGCGAACG GAAAACCGCAAGGATATGGTGGTGACTACAACCAAGGTCGTTCCGTACCAGGGACTCAACACAGTGGCCTAGGTGGATTCAACCAAGGCCAAGGTTACGGACCAGGCAACCAAGGCTTTGGAGGCGGCAATCAAGGTTTTGGACAAGGCAACCAAGGGTTTAGGCCTGGAAACCAAGGGTCTGGACCTGGCAACCAAGGGTTTGGACAAGGAAGCCAGGGGTCTGGACCCGGCAACCAAGGGTTTGGACAAGGAAACCAAGGTTTTGGACCAGGAAACCAAGGGTATGGTCATGGCAATCAGGGTGGTCACAGAGGCGGATACCAGGAGCATGGCTATTAG